One window from the genome of Myxococcales bacterium encodes:
- the tsaD gene encoding tRNA (adenosine(37)-N6)-threonylcarbamoyltransferase complex transferase subunit TsaD, with amino-acid sequence MLILGLESSCDETAAAVVRGRGARGHVLADVVASQHDVHRPFGGVVPELASRAHIEHVIPVVDAALTAAGVTLADLDAIAVTCGPGLIGALLVAVQTAKAMAYGAGKPLVGVHHLEGHMSAIYLEERAPPMPHLALIVSGGHTSLVLVTDHGSYGVLGQTRDDAAGEAFDKGAKLLGLGYPGGVLIDQLANGGDPQAISFPRAMLHKESNLDFSFSGLKTALLHWVRANGVPGSPASTATTAVAQTQSMQDVCASYQHAIVEVLVRKTRAAVEATGVAAVQLCGGVAANSALRAGMAQAGLADGFELFVPKPSHCTDNAAMIAMRGYFRFAAGGRDELTLDSRANWPLPHATPQWVRGA; translated from the coding sequence ATGTTGATCCTGGGGCTGGAGAGCTCGTGCGACGAAACCGCCGCCGCGGTGGTGCGGGGCCGTGGCGCGCGCGGGCACGTGCTCGCCGACGTCGTCGCGAGCCAGCACGACGTGCACCGGCCGTTTGGAGGCGTCGTGCCCGAGCTGGCGTCGCGCGCACATATTGAGCATGTGATTCCAGTCGTGGACGCGGCGCTCACGGCAGCGGGCGTGACGCTCGCCGACCTTGACGCAATCGCCGTGACCTGTGGGCCGGGCCTCATCGGCGCCTTGCTGGTCGCCGTGCAGACGGCCAAGGCGATGGCGTATGGCGCAGGCAAGCCGCTGGTCGGCGTGCATCACCTCGAAGGTCACATGAGCGCCATCTATCTTGAAGAACGCGCGCCGCCGATGCCGCATCTGGCGCTCATTGTGTCGGGCGGGCACACCTCGCTGGTGCTAGTTACCGACCACGGCAGCTACGGCGTGCTCGGGCAAACGCGCGATGACGCCGCGGGCGAGGCCTTTGATAAGGGCGCCAAGTTGCTTGGGCTTGGCTATCCCGGCGGGGTGCTGATCGACCAACTAGCCAACGGTGGCGATCCGCAGGCGATTTCATTTCCGCGCGCGATGCTGCACAAAGAGAGCAATCTAGATTTTTCGTTTAGCGGCCTGAAGACCGCGCTGCTGCACTGGGTGCGCGCCAACGGCGTGCCGGGCTCACCCGCGAGCACGGCGACCACCGCCGTTGCGCAAACGCAAAGCATGCAGGACGTTTGCGCGAGCTATCAGCACGCCATCGTGGAAGTCCTAGTGCGCAAGACGCGCGCCGCCGTCGAGGCGACCGGGGTTGCGGCGGTGCAGCTATGTGGCGGCGTCGCGGCCAACAGCGCGCTGCGTGCGGGCATGGCGCAGGCAGGGCTGGCCGACGGCTTTGAGCTCTTCGTGCCCAAACCTAGCCACTGCACCGACAATGCCGCGATGATTGCCATGCGCGGCTATTTTCGATTTGCCGCTGGTGGTCGCGATGAGCTCACGCTCGATTCGCGCGCCAATTGGCCGCTACCGCATGCGACGCCACAATGGGTGAGGGGCGCATGA
- the rsmA gene encoding ribosomal RNA small subunit methyltransferase A gives MTMFPTAHELLAKYGLRAKKSFSQNFLTSDRVFRAIVDATVQSEMDWVVEVGAGIGTLTARLAQRAYEGKVIALERDPDMISVLRGELGQHDVVHIEPCDALAYNYEMAAKWAAGPIAVCGNLPYHIAAPLIFRIMEARAHVSRLVVMVQREMADRIVAVPDTRAYGAMSVMLQTYADVKMVAKVAAGSFVPPPKVESAVVQLTPLPEGRGRFDVDETHYHMVVHAAFAQRRKTLRNSLQSAFSGDDVAAALSQTGLDGGRRAETLNLAEFGQLAAALPDLKRTN, from the coding sequence ATGACCATGTTTCCCACTGCGCACGAGCTGCTGGCCAAATACGGGCTGCGTGCCAAGAAGTCGTTTAGCCAGAATTTCTTGACCTCTGATCGCGTGTTTCGCGCCATCGTCGACGCCACCGTGCAGTCAGAAATGGACTGGGTGGTCGAGGTTGGCGCCGGCATTGGCACGCTCACCGCGCGCCTAGCCCAACGCGCCTATGAGGGTAAGGTCATCGCGCTCGAACGCGATCCCGACATGATCAGCGTGTTACGAGGCGAGCTTGGGCAACACGACGTGGTCCACATCGAGCCGTGCGACGCGCTCGCCTACAACTATGAAATGGCCGCAAAGTGGGCGGCGGGTCCCATCGCGGTCTGCGGCAATTTGCCATATCACATCGCCGCGCCGCTCATCTTCCGCATCATGGAGGCGCGCGCGCATGTCAGTCGCTTGGTCGTTATGGTGCAGCGCGAGATGGCTGACCGCATCGTCGCCGTGCCCGACACGCGCGCGTATGGCGCGATGAGCGTCATGCTGCAGACCTACGCCGACGTAAAAATGGTGGCCAAGGTCGCCGCGGGCTCGTTTGTGCCGCCGCCTAAAGTTGAGTCAGCGGTGGTGCAGCTAACGCCGTTGCCGGAAGGCCGTGGCCGCTTTGACGTCGATGAAACCCACTATCATATGGTGGTGCATGCCGCCTTTGCGCAACGGCGCAAGACGCTGCGCAACTCGCTGCAGTCCGCGTTTTCGGGCGACGACGTCGCGGCCGCGCTTAGCCAGACCGGCCTCGATGGAGGCCGGCGCGCCGAGACCCTGAACCTCGCCGAATTTGGCCAACTGGCGGCAGCGTTGCCGGATCTAAAGCGGACCAATTAG
- the mutM gene encoding bifunctional DNA-formamidopyrimidine glycosylase/DNA-(apurinic or apyrimidinic site) lyase, translating to MPELPEVETVRRTLAPALGMRVDAVFASGQALRGKAVRRAELTPLIGAALRAIDRRGKYLVLQFGARAIIAHLGMSGRLLWSAASVPRPKHTHAVLADGCGHELRFVDPRRFGQFEVVMTPALAAHPSLAPLGVDPIAEGLAGAQLAALARARRTPIKSLLLDQAALAGVGNIYASEALWLAKVHPLRAANRLSAHAYDEVAHGVVQVMRDAIENHGTSLRDFVSGTGEAGGNAGYLQVYGRAGKPCLRCGVAIKSFVVAGRNTYCCPRCQPAPRRGKVTTL from the coding sequence ATGCCCGAGTTGCCCGAAGTCGAAACGGTGCGGCGAACGTTGGCGCCGGCGCTTGGCATGCGCGTTGATGCCGTCTTCGCATCCGGCCAAGCGTTGCGCGGTAAAGCGGTCCGCCGCGCGGAGCTGACGCCGCTCATCGGCGCTGCCTTGCGTGCCATTGATCGGCGCGGCAAATATCTCGTGCTGCAATTTGGTGCCCGCGCGATTATCGCGCATCTCGGCATGAGTGGGCGACTGTTGTGGAGCGCCGCCAGCGTGCCACGCCCCAAGCACACCCATGCCGTGCTGGCCGACGGGTGCGGTCACGAGCTGCGATTCGTCGATCCGCGGCGCTTTGGCCAATTTGAGGTCGTGATGACGCCCGCGTTGGCGGCGCACCCATCGCTCGCACCGCTTGGCGTTGATCCGATTGCCGAAGGCCTCGCGGGCGCGCAACTCGCCGCGCTCGCGCGCGCGCGCCGCACGCCAATCAAATCGCTACTGCTTGATCAAGCCGCGCTCGCCGGTGTCGGCAACATTTACGCGTCCGAAGCGCTGTGGCTAGCCAAGGTGCATCCCCTACGCGCGGCAAACCGCCTCTCGGCACATGCCTACGATGAGGTCGCGCATGGGGTGGTGCAGGTGATGCGCGACGCGATCGAGAACCATGGCACGAGCCTGCGCGACTTTGTGAGCGGCACCGGCGAGGCAGGGGGCAATGCGGGCTATCTGCAGGTCTATGGCCGGGCCGGCAAGCCGTGCCTTCGCTGCGGCGTCGCGATCAAGTCATTTGTGGTTGCGGGCCGCAACACGTACTGCTGCCCCCGTTGTCAGCCCGCACCACGCCGGGGTAAGGTAACGACGCTTTGA
- a CDS encoding NDP-sugar synthase: MKAMLLCAGYGTRLGALSDDCPKPMLPVCDIPIVRYGIANLVAHGITDIVINLHHRGDVFQRELGDGRAFGANLSYSQEETILGTGGGLKHALSLLDPQGTDEPFISCNGKLIFDFDVAALRAQFAIAERAHGSLGMMVVQPVDDAAAWGAVQVDTAGDVPRVEDILGAGRHMFCGVHITRPSVVARLPDGEACMVRQGYLPWLRGGAHVGAYVHRDGYFAEHSTPQRYLASNWAMLDRVVLRHPPATLTGVDPRAEIAADVVIREPVRIAAGARIGEGAVVGPYVVVGAGARVAPHVTLRHAVVWRGAACVRDAENAIINQHGVVQA; the protein is encoded by the coding sequence ATGAAGGCCATGTTGCTCTGCGCGGGATATGGCACGCGCCTGGGGGCGCTTTCCGATGATTGCCCCAAGCCGATGCTCCCGGTGTGCGATATCCCCATCGTTCGCTATGGCATCGCCAATCTCGTCGCGCACGGCATCACCGACATCGTTATCAACCTCCACCATCGCGGCGACGTGTTTCAGCGCGAGCTTGGCGATGGCCGCGCCTTCGGCGCCAACCTCAGCTATAGCCAGGAAGAGACCATTCTCGGCACGGGCGGTGGCCTCAAGCACGCCTTGTCGCTGCTTGATCCGCAGGGCACCGACGAGCCGTTTATTTCATGCAATGGCAAGCTAATTTTCGATTTTGACGTGGCCGCGTTGCGCGCGCAGTTTGCGATCGCCGAGCGCGCCCACGGCAGCCTCGGCATGATGGTCGTGCAGCCCGTCGACGATGCCGCGGCTTGGGGCGCCGTGCAGGTCGATACGGCGGGCGATGTACCGCGGGTCGAGGATATTCTCGGGGCGGGTCGGCATATGTTTTGCGGCGTCCACATCACGCGGCCATCGGTGGTCGCGCGGCTACCCGATGGCGAGGCGTGCATGGTGCGGCAAGGCTATTTGCCATGGTTGCGCGGCGGCGCGCACGTTGGGGCCTACGTACATCGCGACGGCTACTTCGCCGAGCACTCAACACCGCAGCGCTATCTCGCCAGCAATTGGGCAATGCTCGACCGCGTCGTGCTGCGCCATCCGCCCGCGACGCTCACAGGCGTCGACCCTCGCGCCGAAATTGCCGCCGACGTGGTCATTCGCGAACCCGTGCGCATCGCGGCGGGTGCGCGCATCGGCGAAGGCGCGGTGGTTGGGCCGTACGTGGTCGTTGGCGCCGGCGCGCGTGTGGCGCCGCATGTGACGCTGCGCCACGCGGTGGTGTGGCGCGGCGCGGCCTGCGTCCGCGACGCCGAGAACGCCATCATCAATCAGCACGGCGTCGTGCAAGCGTGA
- a CDS encoding GNAT family N-acetyltransferase — MPARRTTIVRVDADAVPLEACARLIADAYGPWAALVALEKLTGESPHGPSSIWIAHGARGEVHGVAVGCGAYLRVLAVGAAWRRQGLGSRLLQAVEAGCGAAALHVHAEPGNYLLPGIDASDTVARAWLIHRGYRPGASCLNMRVPLQGAGAPSAAALAHAIAAIARHGVTISSADAAQRAAALPIIRGEFSHAWAHECARAKALWLARTTAGDIVGFAATGGNNAALNWFGPTGTLPAHRGRGIATALLLAAVRKLAAMQAYTVIPWTNADRFYIHACGAQVERRFVAMSKTM, encoded by the coding sequence ATGCCGGCGCGCCGCACGACCATCGTACGCGTCGATGCGGACGCCGTGCCGCTTGAGGCGTGCGCCCGGCTAATTGCCGACGCCTATGGCCCATGGGCCGCTTTGGTCGCGCTAGAAAAATTGACCGGCGAGTCGCCGCATGGACCTTCCTCCATTTGGATCGCGCACGGCGCTAGGGGCGAGGTGCACGGCGTCGCCGTCGGGTGCGGTGCGTATCTGCGCGTGCTCGCGGTGGGCGCGGCGTGGCGACGCCAAGGCCTGGGCAGTCGCCTCTTGCAAGCGGTCGAAGCGGGCTGCGGCGCGGCCGCACTGCATGTGCATGCGGAACCTGGCAACTATTTGCTGCCCGGCATCGACGCGAGCGATACCGTTGCGCGGGCGTGGCTTATCCACCGCGGTTACCGCCCCGGCGCGTCGTGCCTAAACATGCGCGTGCCGCTGCAAGGTGCGGGCGCACCCTCGGCGGCGGCGTTGGCACATGCGATCGCCGCGATCGCGCGTCATGGCGTTACCATCTCGTCAGCCGATGCCGCGCAGCGAGCGGCCGCGCTGCCGATCATTCGAGGCGAATTTTCCCACGCCTGGGCCCATGAATGCGCGCGCGCAAAGGCGCTCTGGCTGGCGAGGACGACGGCTGGCGACATCGTTGGGTTCGCCGCGACCGGCGGCAACAATGCCGCGCTGAACTGGTTTGGCCCCACCGGCACCCTGCCCGCTCATCGTGGCCGTGGCATTGCTACCGCGCTGCTGCTCGCGGCCGTGCGCAAGCTGGCGGCGATGCAGGCCTACACCGTGATCCCGTGGACCAATGCCGATCGTTTTTACATCCACGCTTGTGGCGCGCAGGTGGAGCGGCGCTTTGTGGCGATGTCAAAAACCATGTAG
- a CDS encoding alkaline phosphatase D family protein has protein sequence MIATATALLMTHAGCDKDDAGPVGVNCDLVPRVTKRGPASPTTAGLDPQPIDGAAAAAFDYTALSEDLVAFPLGVQAGETTLDGFLAWTHTAPAAMATLRVWRDVDGEPMTVLETEATADASGAIKVDVEGLAADTVYAYGFFTTANNDAGRSLIGRVKTAPPAGSKQQLTLATTTCVGTSSPSELAELVPFVALSEMAQEPADLLLHVGDIVYNDGALTAEDYAASWGAQLSQAGYRELLASTSWFMSWDDHEVTDNYDPETIDPARFAIAQDAFFSHVARRRDEASRVWTSHQWGDTATIVVTDLRSERKPSTLGTPAAEFVSPAQLEFIKTTLANSTAHFKIVFSSVNMTAMPGAWMTPLSLNDRWSGYAAQRTELLQFIKDSDIKNVWFIAGDIHMGFVGRIDRPGDADDGAFDNMWELTVGPGASDVNPLGLLYEDGLSIDTILPEDQFVFGHGRSQVATKLILDPGTDTIRAIYTDVLTDEVLFDCELQQ, from the coding sequence ATGATTGCGACCGCCACGGCCTTGCTCATGACGCACGCCGGCTGCGACAAAGACGATGCTGGGCCAGTTGGCGTCAATTGCGATCTAGTGCCGCGCGTAACCAAGCGCGGTCCGGCGTCGCCGACGACCGCGGGCCTTGATCCGCAACCGATTGACGGGGCCGCCGCAGCGGCGTTTGATTACACCGCGCTTTCCGAGGATCTGGTCGCTTTTCCACTCGGGGTGCAGGCCGGCGAGACCACGCTTGATGGCTTCCTCGCGTGGACGCATACCGCGCCGGCGGCGATGGCCACCTTGCGCGTTTGGCGCGACGTCGATGGCGAGCCAATGACGGTGCTTGAAACCGAGGCCACCGCTGACGCGAGCGGCGCGATCAAGGTTGACGTCGAAGGCCTCGCCGCTGATACCGTTTATGCCTACGGCTTTTTCACCACGGCGAACAACGACGCCGGCCGCAGCCTCATCGGTCGCGTTAAGACCGCGCCGCCAGCCGGCAGCAAGCAGCAGCTCACGCTCGCCACCACCACGTGCGTCGGCACGTCATCGCCTTCGGAGCTCGCCGAGTTGGTGCCTTTTGTCGCGTTGTCGGAGATGGCGCAGGAGCCGGCAGATCTGCTGCTGCACGTGGGTGACATTGTCTATAACGACGGGGCGCTCACCGCAGAGGACTATGCGGCGAGTTGGGGAGCGCAACTATCGCAGGCCGGCTATCGCGAGCTCTTGGCCTCGACGAGCTGGTTTATGTCATGGGACGACCACGAGGTTACCGACAACTACGATCCAGAAACGATTGACCCGGCGCGCTTTGCGATCGCGCAAGATGCATTTTTTAGCCATGTCGCCCGGCGCCGAGATGAAGCAAGCCGCGTGTGGACATCGCATCAGTGGGGCGACACCGCGACCATCGTCGTGACCGATCTACGTAGCGAGCGCAAGCCTTCGACCCTGGGCACGCCGGCTGCGGAGTTTGTTTCGCCGGCGCAACTCGAATTTATCAAGACCACGCTGGCGAACTCCACGGCGCACTTTAAGATCGTGTTTTCGTCGGTCAACATGACGGCGATGCCGGGCGCGTGGATGACGCCGCTCTCGCTTAACGACCGCTGGAGCGGCTATGCGGCGCAACGCACGGAGCTGCTGCAATTTATCAAGGATAGCGACATCAAGAACGTATGGTTCATCGCCGGTGATATTCACATGGGCTTCGTCGGCCGCATCGATCGCCCGGGCGATGCGGATGATGGCGCCTTCGACAATATGTGGGAGCTCACCGTGGGTCCAGGCGCGTCCGACGTCAATCCGCTGGGCCTGCTCTACGAGGATGGGCTTTCGATCGATACGATCTTGCCGGAGGACCAATTCGTGTTTGGCCACGGGCGTTCGCAAGTGGCGACCAAACTTATCTTGGACCCGGGCACCGACACCATTCGCGCCATCTATACCGACGTCCTTACCGACGAAGTCTTATTTGACTGCGAGCTCCAGCAATAG
- a CDS encoding TlyA family RNA methyltransferase: MAAKGGKVAKARADVVVVRQGLAPDIAKAAAMIMAGEVLHGDHRVDKPGVMLPIDAALRLRAEAHDYVSRGALKLAHALDVYKLDVAGAIALDVGASTGGFTEVLLRRGAARVYAIDVGYGQLAWSLQQDPRVVVMDRQHIRDVAPAAVAGAQLAVIDVSFISLGAVLPAVAGLLADAGAGRARTIIALIKPQFELPREALVGGVAVRQEDRDTAVASICAICRAAGWTTSDVVPSPITGPAGNIEYLLHIAL, encoded by the coding sequence TTGGCGGCCAAAGGCGGCAAGGTTGCCAAGGCGCGAGCCGACGTGGTCGTGGTGCGGCAAGGCCTGGCGCCGGACATCGCCAAGGCCGCGGCGATGATCATGGCGGGCGAGGTGCTCCATGGCGATCATCGGGTCGACAAGCCCGGGGTGATGCTGCCCATCGATGCCGCGCTGCGCCTCCGCGCCGAGGCGCATGACTATGTATCGCGCGGCGCGCTCAAGCTCGCGCACGCGCTTGACGTTTATAAGCTCGATGTCGCAGGCGCGATTGCGCTCGATGTCGGCGCCTCGACGGGCGGCTTCACCGAGGTGCTGCTTCGTCGTGGGGCAGCCCGCGTCTACGCGATCGACGTGGGGTACGGCCAGCTCGCGTGGTCGCTGCAGCAAGACCCGCGCGTCGTGGTGATGGACAGGCAGCATATTCGCGACGTCGCACCCGCCGCCGTTGCCGGCGCTCAGCTTGCGGTCATCGATGTCTCGTTCATCTCGCTGGGCGCCGTTTTGCCCGCGGTCGCGGGGCTGCTCGCAGACGCCGGCGCTGGGCGCGCGCGCACGATCATCGCGTTGATCAAGCCGCAATTCGAGCTGCCTCGCGAGGCGCTGGTCGGCGGCGTCGCGGTGCGCCAGGAGGATCGCGACACGGCGGTTGCCAGCATTTGTGCGATATGTCGCGCGGCGGGCTGGACAACCAGCGACGTCGTGCCTTCGCCCATCACGGGGCCCGCCGGCAACATTGAATATTTGCTTCATATTGCCCTTTAG
- a CDS encoding DnaJ domain-containing protein, with the protein MSIVHQGDLADRPWGGLLWRLASKAFSGEIAINVAGKDVRLALHQGLLVGGESPYAADGALRLAAQSQVVSAAQVASLAGKVTGTRAEADAVGRLAGLSMQDTARLRRRAIAQAAARTFQVEQGALQVDDRTSIDTAESLALDIRTIIMVGARQHFTQERARVEVARFGDVFVLPVSDDTALGPFALSPVEQLVVEALAREATFDQICRRCPQTDPTLVGAVMYALLCGGLLNVTQGAPTHRQRTASLGNQSSGHSGVRPVPSATPYSGVHPVPRAGTQSGVHRVPSVTDQGRLYGGGRRMPSQSGGPDQTSNAAAAEILINEKMAIVERGGDHYELLGLDRAAQDAAIAKAYFALARQLHPDKIAALGIDDETRAAEKVFAQINLAFAVLSDKAKRVEYHEVLKAGGSAAMRQKQAELQKATAAMIAAEEAFHRGEHALRSEDFRTALQEFERAIALNDKEGEYLAYKGWCIWVAATDRVAALAKVQPMFEHALKLAPNGASVPFFLGRIARIEGRLDEAMTYFQRVLARQPSHQEAKIEIRAIRARRGR; encoded by the coding sequence ATGAGCATCGTGCACCAGGGTGATCTGGCTGATAGGCCTTGGGGCGGCCTGCTTTGGCGGCTGGCGAGCAAGGCCTTTAGCGGCGAGATCGCGATTAACGTCGCGGGCAAGGATGTGCGGCTTGCGCTGCATCAAGGCCTGCTCGTCGGCGGCGAGAGCCCGTACGCCGCCGACGGTGCGCTGCGTTTGGCCGCGCAGTCGCAAGTCGTTTCGGCAGCGCAGGTGGCATCGTTGGCCGGCAAGGTCACTGGCACGCGCGCCGAAGCCGACGCGGTCGGGCGGCTTGCCGGCCTGTCAATGCAAGATACCGCGCGCCTGCGCCGGCGCGCCATCGCGCAGGCCGCGGCGCGGACGTTTCAGGTCGAACAAGGCGCGCTGCAGGTGGACGATCGCACCAGCATCGACACCGCCGAGTCGCTCGCCCTTGATATCAGGACCATCATTATGGTCGGCGCGCGACAGCACTTTACGCAGGAACGCGCGCGGGTAGAGGTCGCGCGTTTTGGCGACGTGTTTGTCTTGCCGGTGAGCGACGACACCGCGCTTGGACCCTTTGCGTTGTCGCCAGTCGAACAGCTTGTGGTCGAGGCATTGGCCCGCGAGGCGACCTTCGATCAAATCTGTCGCCGCTGTCCGCAAACCGATCCAACGTTGGTCGGCGCGGTGATGTACGCCCTGCTCTGTGGCGGCTTACTCAACGTTACGCAAGGTGCGCCGACGCATCGCCAGCGCACCGCTTCACTGGGCAACCAAAGCAGCGGCCACTCTGGGGTACGGCCGGTGCCCTCGGCCACGCCATATTCGGGCGTTCACCCGGTGCCGCGCGCGGGCACGCAATCTGGGGTTCATCGCGTGCCGTCAGTGACCGACCAAGGCCGTCTCTATGGCGGTGGCCGGCGCATGCCGAGCCAGAGCGGCGGACCCGATCAGACCAGCAACGCCGCGGCGGCCGAAATCTTGATCAACGAGAAAATGGCGATCGTCGAGCGCGGCGGCGACCACTATGAACTCCTTGGGCTTGACCGCGCCGCGCAAGATGCCGCGATTGCCAAGGCCTACTTCGCGCTGGCGCGGCAGCTGCATCCTGACAAGATCGCCGCGCTTGGCATCGACGATGAAACGCGCGCGGCGGAGAAAGTCTTTGCACAGATCAACCTCGCCTTCGCGGTGCTCTCGGATAAGGCCAAGCGCGTCGAATACCACGAAGTGCTCAAGGCCGGCGGCAGCGCGGCGATGCGGCAAAAGCAAGCCGAGCTGCAAAAAGCCACGGCGGCGATGATTGCCGCCGAAGAGGCCTTCCATCGCGGCGAGCACGCGCTGCGCAGCGAGGATTTTCGCACCGCCTTGCAAGAATTCGAGCGCGCCATCGCGCTCAACGACAAGGAAGGCGAGTACCTCGCTTACAAGGGGTGGTGCATCTGGGTGGCGGCGACGGACCGCGTTGCCGCGCTAGCCAAGGTTCAGCCAATGTTTGAACACGCGCTTAAGCTAGCTCCCAATGGCGCGTCGGTGCCATTTTTCCTCGGCCGGATCGCGCGCATCGAGGGCCGCCTCGACGAAGCCATGACTTATTTTCAGCGCGTCTTGGCGCGCCAACCAAGCCACCAAGAAGCCAAAATCGAGATCCGCGCAATTCGCGCGCGGCGCGGGCGGTAA
- a CDS encoding Stp1/IreP family PP2C-type Ser/Thr phosphatase: MSSTFALDGKRLRFAADTHIGRKREHNEDSVALPDGMRVAIVADGMGGHASGEVASRMAVDVVTNYYRRTADTQTLTWPYKVDRDLRAESNRMTSAIMLANLEIWERAQKEGKSKGMGTTCVAMSVLDDAVVIGHVGDSRVYRLRANALRQITEDHSLINDYVKMKRVTAEEAESWPQKNVIVRALGMKESVQVDILVEVPMIGDIYLLCSDGLTGMLSDAQIAHILRAERDLDVAVTTLIEAANEEGGNDNISVVLARIEEAA, translated from the coding sequence ATGAGCTCCACTTTCGCCCTCGACGGCAAGCGGCTGCGATTTGCGGCGGACACCCACATTGGACGCAAACGTGAGCACAACGAAGACTCGGTGGCGTTGCCCGATGGCATGCGCGTCGCGATCGTCGCCGACGGCATGGGCGGGCACGCTTCGGGGGAGGTGGCCAGCCGCATGGCGGTAGATGTCGTCACCAACTATTACCGTCGCACCGCCGATACGCAGACGCTAACGTGGCCGTACAAGGTCGACCGCGACCTGCGCGCCGAAAGCAATCGGATGACCTCGGCGATCATGCTCGCCAACCTCGAAATCTGGGAGCGCGCGCAAAAGGAAGGCAAATCCAAAGGCATGGGCACCACCTGCGTCGCGATGAGCGTGCTCGACGACGCCGTGGTCATTGGCCACGTCGGCGATAGCCGCGTGTACCGGCTGCGCGCCAATGCCCTGCGCCAAATCACCGAGGATCACTCGCTCATCAACGACTACGTCAAGATGAAGCGCGTGACGGCCGAGGAGGCCGAGTCGTGGCCGCAAAAAAACGTCATCGTCCGTGCCCTTGGCATGAAGGAGAGCGTGCAAGTGGACATCTTAGTCGAGGTGCCGATGATCGGTGACATCTACCTGCTGTGCAGCGATGGCCTGACCGGCATGCTGAGCGACGCGCAAATCGCGCACATCTTGCGCGCCGAGCGCGATCTCGACGTCGCGGTTACCACGCTGATAGAGGCTGCCAACGAAGAGGGCGGCAACGACAACATTTCAGTCGTGCTGGCGCGGATCGAGGAGGCCGCTTGA